A genomic window from Vitis riparia cultivar Riparia Gloire de Montpellier isolate 1030 chromosome 16, EGFV_Vit.rip_1.0, whole genome shotgun sequence includes:
- the LOC117933385 gene encoding late embryogenesis abundant protein At1g64065-like, giving the protein MAQKKQQVHPIEPTGGPAKTDVESEELRRMKCTRYIAYLAAFALFETIVIMVCVVTLMRIRSPKFRFRAVSIENLNYTSDTTSPSFNIRFNAKVAVKNTNFGHFKFKNSTITLAYRGDHVGDAKISKARARARSTKKMNVTVDVNSDHVWSHSNLARDLNSGFLTLTSQGKLSGKVHLMKELVKYGLDIDIFTRKKKKQQAAQEEAASSHALGFKELVKCGLDIDIFTKKKKKK; this is encoded by the exons atggcACAGAAGAAGCAACAGGTCCATCCCATTGAACCCACTGGTGGGCCAGCCAAAACTGATGTAGAGTCTGAGGAGCTCCGCCGCATGAAATGCACAAGATATATAGCATATCTTGCTGCTTTTGCTTTGTTCGAGACCATTGTTATAATGGTCTGTGTAGTCACCCTGATGCGTATCAGGAGTCCGAAGTTTCGGTTCCGTGCTGTTTCTATTGAGAATCTCAACTATACATCCGACACAACTTCACCCTCATTTAACATTAGATTCAATGCCAAAGTCGCTGTCAAGAACACCAATTTTGGACACTTCAAATTCAAGAACAGCACCATTACACTAGCTTACAGAGGTGATCATGTTGGGGATGCCAAGATTTCCAAGGCTCGAGCTCGGGCTAGATCCACCAAAAAGATGAATGTAACAGTTGATGTTAATTCAGACCATGTATGGAGCCACTCAAACTTAGCCAGGGATCTAAATTCCGGGTTTTTGACACTGACCAGCCAAGGGAAGTTGAGTGGGAAGGTGCACTTGATGAAG GAACTCGTCAAATATGGCCTTGATATAGACATTTTCACtaggaagaaaaagaagcagCAAGCAGCCCAAGAAGAAGCAGCAAGCAGCCATGCATTGGGATTTAAGGAACTTGTGAAATGTGGCCTTGATATAGACATTTTcactaagaagaagaagaagaaatga
- the LOC117932875 gene encoding late embryogenesis abundant protein At1g64065-like, producing the protein MAEKEPSNIAQQKSDVESTTMHSEELRPKKSMKCLAYVAAFAVFLTVIIILFSLTIMRVRDPKHRLSSIGVEGITFNSSTASPSFSMRSDAAVAVKNTNFGQFKFDNSTIKLAYKGTNVGEAIIAKAQARARSTKRIQVLVGVSSNNVSSNSALASDINSGILTLTSHGRLDGKVHLLKMFKTKKSPEMNCTININLVDKVIQDWHCN; encoded by the coding sequence ATGGCAGAGAAGGAGCCCAGCAATATTGCTCAACAGAAAAGTGATGTAGAGTCTACAACAATGCATTCTGAAGAGCTTCGTCCCAAGAAGAGCATGAAATGTCTAGCATATGTAGCTGCTTTTGCCGTGTTCCTGACGGTAATTATAATTCTATTTTCACTAACTATAATGCGAGTCAGAGATCCTAAGCACCGGTTGAGCTCCATCGGGGTTGAGGGTATCACCTTTAATTCCTCTACAGCATCTCCATCATTCAGCATGAGATCTGATGCAGCAGTAGCTGTCAAGAACACAAATTTTGGTCAATTCAAGTTTGATAATAGCACCATCAAACTCGCCTATAAGGGCACCAACGTTGGAGAGGCCATTATTGCCAAGGCTCAAGCTCGGGCTAGATCCACCAAACGGATTCAGGTACTTGTGGGTGTGAGTTCAAACAATGTATCAAGTAACTCAGCCTTGGCCAGTGATATAAACTCCGGGATTTTGACACTAACCAGCCATGGCAGGTTGGATGGGAAGGTGCATCTACTGAAAATGTTCAAGACCAAGAAATCTCCAGAAATGAATTGCACCATCAACATTAATTTGGTGGATAAAGTGATCCAAGATTGGCACTGCAATTAA
- the LOC117933386 gene encoding uncharacterized protein LOC117933386 — protein MADKDQQAHRMEPTTAEPKTYVGSASVQSQELRRRKKGMKCLAYVAAFAIFLTAIILALAVTVMNIRNPKFRLHSIDVEDLSFSPSTTPPSFSMRLDAELAVKNTNFGHYMYENSTITLAYRGTKVGEALISKGRARARSTKEIEVTVDVTSSNASSNSNLASDLNSGILTLTSHGELSGKVHLMEVFKKKKSPQMNCNINIDLVKKEIQDWNCN, from the coding sequence ATGGCGGATAAGGATCAACAGGCCCACCGCATGGAGCCAACCACAGCTGAACCTAAAACCTATGTAGGGTCGGCCAGTGTGCAGTCTCAAGAGCTCCGCCGCCGCAAGAAGGGCATGAAATGCTTAGCATATGTAGCTGCTTTCGCCATTTTCCTGACTGCCATTATATTAGCCTTGGCAGTAACTGTCATGAATATCAGGAATCCTAAGTTTAGGCTCCACTCCATTGACGTTGAGGATCTCAGTTTCAGCCCCTCCACCACACCTCCATCCTTCAGCATGAGACTTGATGCAGAACTAGCTGTCAAGAACACGAACTTTGGTCACTACATGTACGAAAACAGCACCATTACACTGGCCTATAGAGGCACCAAGGTTGGAGAGGCCTTGATTTCCAAAGGTAGAGCAAGGGCAAGATCCACCAAAGAGATTGAGGTAACTGTGGATGTGACTTCAAGCAACGCATCAAGTAATTCAAACTTGGCCAGTGATTTAAATTCCGGGATTTTGACCCTGACCAGCCATGGAGAATTGAGTGGGAAGGTGCATCTGATGGAGGTGTTCAAGAAGAAGAAATCCCCACAAATGAATTGCAACATCAACATTGATTTGGTCAAGAAAGAGATCCAAGATTGGAACTGCAATTAA